In the Thermotoga sp. genome, AATATAACTCACCCAGACGGGGGAGAACACTATCACCTCATCACCGGGATCGAGCAGCGCCATAAATGTGTTGAAAAGGGCTTGCTTTGCTCCGTTTGTCACAACCACCTGATCCAGCGAAATTTTCTTCCCGTGCTTTTCTCCCACCTTCCTTGCGATACCTTTTCTCAAATCGTATATACCACGCGGGTCTGTGTACTTTATCTGTCCTTTTTCTAAGAAACTTTTTGCTGCTTCAAGAACAGGTCCTGGGGTGGGAAAGTCCGGCTCTCCTGCTGTGAGGTTGATGACGTCCTCTCCTTTTTTGATGAGCGCCTTGGCTTTTGCATCCAGTTCCATGGTCTTTGAGATGGGAATCTCTGAAATCTTCCTCGAAATCATCCGGAACCCTCCTGGTCATGTTTTCATAATTAATACTACCACAAACATCGACTTTAAGACGATTTAAACTGTCTATGTTATCTTTGAAATGAAAGGAGGCGGTCAGATGAAAGCAGTTATTTTCGACATGGATGGAGTTTTGATGGACACGGAGCCGCTCTACTTTGAGGCCTACAGAAGAGTCGCCGAGAGTTACGGAAAACCCTACACCGAAGACATTCACAAAAGGATAATGGGGATTCCGGAGAGGGAAAGTCTTCCCATTCTGATGGAGTCCCTCAAGATAGAGGACTCACCAGAAAACTTCAAAAAAAAGGTGCACGAAGAGAAGAAGCGGGTCTTTTCCGAGCTTTTAAAAGAAAACCCAGGTGTGAGAGAAGCCCTGGCACTTGTGAAGAGAAAGGGTTTGAAACTTGCCCTTGCAACCTCTACTCCACAAAGGGAAGCGATCGAGAGATTGAAAAAGCTCCAACTTAAGGATTTCTTTAACGTTATGGTGTTCGGCGATCAAGTGAAGAAGGGAAAACCAGATCCAGAGATTTACTTGCTCGTTTTGAAGAGACTGAACGTGGACCCTGAAGGGGTGATCGTTTTTGAGGACTCAAAGAGCGGTGTGAAAGCTGCTCTCAGGGCGGGAATAAAAGAAGTTTACGGAGTGGTTCACTCCCTGAACGATGGCCGGACACTTCTTGAGGCAGGTGCAAAGATGCTAATAAATCCTGAAGAGATAGCGAGTATCCTCAGAGAGGTTCTCTGAATCTGCTCGTTATGGGCATTCTCCAGTCTTTTCCGAACGCCCTGGTGGAGATCTTGGTTCCGATGGCGGCCTGTTTTCTCTTGTATTCGTTCTTTCGTACCATCTCGGTTACTTCCACCACCGTTTTTCTGTCGAATCCCTTGAGTACGATCTCTTCGGGATCCAGTCCCTCTTCTATGTAAAGTCTCAGTATTTCGTCCAGAACCTCGTACGGTGGGAGTTTCTCCTGGTCCGTCTGTCCTGGCCTGAGCTCGGCGGAAGGAGGTTTTCTGAAGACGTTCTCCGGTATTATTTCTTTTCCCTTCCACTCGTTGTACCACCTTCCTATTCTGTACACGTCTGTCTTGTAAACATCCTTTATGACCGCAAAGCCTCCCGCCATATCTCCGTAGAGTGTGGCGTAGCCCGTTGCCATTTCGCTCTTGTTTCCCGTGGTAAGAACGAGCCAGCCAAACTTGTTCGAGAGCGCCATCAGGTAATTCCCTCTTATTCTCGCTTGGATGTTCTCTTCGGTTATGTCCGGTTCTCTTCCGGCGAAGACGTCTTTCAGAACATCAAGGTACGACCTGAACACTTCCGTGATGGGAATCATAAATGTCTCTATTCCGAGGTTCTTTGCAAGCGTCCGGGCATCTTCAAGGCTCGATTTCGAGGTGTACATGGAGGGCATGAGGACACCCTTCACGTTCTCCTTTCCCAACGCTTCTGTTGCTATGACTGCAACGAGAGATGAATCCATCCCCCCGCTCAGACCGATGACCACCTCTTCGAACCCGTTCTTCCTCACGTAGTCCCTCACACCCGTGACCAGAGCCTTGAACATCTCTTCTTCCCTTCTCGGGATCGGATTCAAGACTGGCTCGAAGTGTGTGGACTTTTCGCGAAGGCCTCCCACCTCAATGATCTTCACGGGGTAGTTCTGCGACCTCATGTACCTTCTTCCTGGATTCAGAAGGGAAACCCTCAAATTCTCGTCGAGATCGAGATCCACCGTGATGATTTCCTCTTCGAAGAGTTTCCCGTAGCTGATCACCTCTCCAGACGCGTCAACGACGATACTTCCTCCGTCGAAGACGAGTTCATCCTGTCCACCCACCATGTTACAGTAGGCTATCGCTGTGTGGCAGTCGTACGCCTTCATCGAGAGGTATTCTCTCCTCAGCCCCGGTTTTCCCACATGATAGGGCGAAGCGGAAAGGTTTGCCACAAAATGAACTCCTTCTCCCAGGGACAGGGAGGCACTCGGTTCCACCGGATTCCAGATGTCCTCACAGATGGTAACGCCTATCTTGACGTCATCCATCTTCAAAACAAGAAGATCTTCTCCAGGTTTGAAGTATCTTCTCTCGTCGAAGACGCCGTAGTTCGGAAGAAACATCTTCCTGTAGACACCGAGTACTTCTCCTTTTTTCAGGACGGCTGCGGCGTTGTACGCGTCTTCGTCGCTGTCGATGAATCCTATAAGGACAGTCACTTCCCGGTTTTTCGTGTGTGACGCAAATTCTTGGAGGTACCGTTTGTTCTCCCTCAGGAAAGAGAGCCTCAACATGAGATCCTCCGGGGGGTATCCGGACAAGAAGAGCTCTGGGAAGATGAGAAGATCACTGCCTCTCTCTTCGGCTATTTCGAGAGCTTCTATCGCTTTCTTCAGATTTCCCTCAAAATCACCCAGAGTTGGATTGAGCTGGGCCAGAGTCACTCTCAGTTGCTTCATGGGTCATCCCCTCCAGGGAATAAAAGAGCGCGTACACAAACACTGTCCTCAAAAAGTTCGATACGATGGAGCCAACAAAGGGTATGAACCACACAACGAACACGATAGCAGCAGCGAGGAACACCTCCACTGTCTTCTGCTTCTTGAAGACCAGCCTGTAACTTTCTGTCAGAATGGATGAGACGGAGTCGTTCCTGGCAGAAAGAAGTGGTACGAAGAATAAGAACATGAAAACCACGAAAGCTGGCAGAACGAAAAGAGAGAAACCAAGCCCCATCGCCACTCCGTAGAACGTGCTGAAAACAAGAAGACTGAGAAAACTCTCTTTGTTTCGCTGTACAAGAAGAGATCCGATCAGCATGGCCAGAACTATTTCTTCGAAGAGCTTTATGACAAAGAAGTCAAGATCCAGGAAATCGTACTTTCCCGCGAAGAAGTAGAGAACCTCTGCAACAAAGCCAAGAACGAGTGCCATAACACTCACCATAGCGAGTTTTGTGTCCCTAATCAGTTCTTGAAAACCTTTTATGAAGCCCTCGAACACTCTTATCCCCCCTCACCTCCGTACTCGATTTTCCAGTCACTTTCGACGCTTCCAACAACCACACCATCCACTTTGCTTAGAACATTCTCCAGCCTCTTTTTTTCTACGATCAGAAGCATACCAATTCCCATATTGAAAGTGTTGAGTGCCTCGTCGAATTCAACGTACTTCAAAATCCAATCGATGAAATCTCTCTTCGGAAGAGAAACATGAGCCCCGATACTTCCCAGGACTCTTTTCAAAGCCCTGATAATACCTCCACCGGTCACATGCGCGATCCCCTTGACCATATCGAACACATCGATGACCTCTTTGTATATGCGTGTCCCCTTCAGAAGGTTGAAAGGTAGACTCTCAGGTTTTAAGTTTTCTTCCTTCAGGATCTTCCTTATGAGTGACCATCCGTTCGAATGAAAGCCTGAGGAGGGAATCCCGACGATGACGTCCCCTTCTTTTATTGTGTCAACGGGAACTCTTCTTTCCAGAACCCCAACGGCGAATCCCACGGCGTCCCAATCTTCGTGATAGACGTCTGGCATCTCTGCAGTTTCTCCTCCGACCAGCTTGACACCTACGTTTTCAAGTACGTCCACGAGTTCTTTTATGAACTGTTCGTGTTCTTCAGTTATCCTTTTCACGCCGAGATAGTCCAGGAAAGCAACCGGCCTTGCCCCAACACAGACCAGATCGTTGTAGTTCATTCCAACAAGGTCTTCAGCCGCGTAGCGCCACGTTCCGTACTTTCTGTGGAGGATGAGTTTTGTTCCAATACCGTCTGCCGTGACAGCGATCGGTGGTTTTGTGATTTTCAGTATGGCAGCGTATCCTGTGGGTTCCTTCATCAACCAGTCTGGCAGTTTCACCGCGTTCTTTATTTTCCTAGAAAAGCTCTCTCCTCTTTCAACGTCAACACCAGCGTCTCTGTAAGTGTATTTCACGAGGCGATGTCCCTCCTGTACGTCTTTCCTTCGAAGTGTACCTTCTCGACGAGTTCGTAGGCCTTCTTTCTTGCCTCTTCTTTGGTTGCACCGGTTCCCATACAGTGAAGCACCCTTCCACCTGCTGTTACCAGTTTTCCGTCTTT is a window encoding:
- the purM gene encoding phosphoribosylformylglycinamidine cyclo-ligase, with translation MKYTYRDAGVDVERGESFSRKIKNAVKLPDWLMKEPTGYAAILKITKPPIAVTADGIGTKLILHRKYGTWRYAAEDLVGMNYNDLVCVGARPVAFLDYLGVKRITEEHEQFIKELVDVLENVGVKLVGGETAEMPDVYHEDWDAVGFAVGVLERRVPVDTIKEGDVIVGIPSSGFHSNGWSLIRKILKEENLKPESLPFNLLKGTRIYKEVIDVFDMVKGIAHVTGGGIIRALKRVLGSIGAHVSLPKRDFIDWILKYVEFDEALNTFNMGIGMLLIVEKKRLENVLSKVDGVVVGSVESDWKIEYGGEGG
- a CDS encoding HAD family phosphatase, whose protein sequence is MKAVIFDMDGVLMDTEPLYFEAYRRVAESYGKPYTEDIHKRIMGIPERESLPILMESLKIEDSPENFKKKVHEEKKRVFSELLKENPGVREALALVKRKGLKLALATSTPQREAIERLKKLQLKDFFNVMVFGDQVKKGKPDPEIYLLVLKRLNVDPEGVIVFEDSKSGVKAALRAGIKEVYGVVHSLNDGRTLLEAGAKMLINPEEIASILREVL
- a CDS encoding NAD+ synthase; its protein translation is MKQLRVTLAQLNPTLGDFEGNLKKAIEALEIAEERGSDLLIFPELFLSGYPPEDLMLRLSFLRENKRYLQEFASHTKNREVTVLIGFIDSDEDAYNAAAVLKKGEVLGVYRKMFLPNYGVFDERRYFKPGEDLLVLKMDDVKIGVTICEDIWNPVEPSASLSLGEGVHFVANLSASPYHVGKPGLRREYLSMKAYDCHTAIAYCNMVGGQDELVFDGGSIVVDASGEVISYGKLFEEEIITVDLDLDENLRVSLLNPGRRYMRSQNYPVKIIEVGGLREKSTHFEPVLNPIPRREEEMFKALVTGVRDYVRKNGFEEVVIGLSGGMDSSLVAVIATEALGKENVKGVLMPSMYTSKSSLEDARTLAKNLGIETFMIPITEVFRSYLDVLKDVFAGREPDITEENIQARIRGNYLMALSNKFGWLVLTTGNKSEMATGYATLYGDMAGGFAVIKDVYKTDVYRIGRWYNEWKGKEIIPENVFRKPPSAELRPGQTDQEKLPPYEVLDEILRLYIEEGLDPEEIVLKGFDRKTVVEVTEMVRKNEYKRKQAAIGTKISTRAFGKDWRMPITSRFREPL